In one Marinilabiliales bacterium genomic region, the following are encoded:
- a CDS encoding HD domain-containing protein — protein sequence MEQHLDYKVFKIISGVAVENETEIYVVGGYVRDILLCRSSVDIDIVVAGNGIEFARKVASAMGDTKVSIFKTFGTAMLKYDGYEIEFVGSRKESYSKTSRKPVVEAGTIEEDQRRRDFTINTLAIGLGKNNYGQLVDPFNGLEDLDKKIIRTPLEPSATFSDDPLRMMRAIRFASQLNFEIEKGTLDAIRENKVRIEIVSMERITDELCKIIMSDKPSMGFKLMDKTGLLEIILPEVHAMKGVEIMNGRGHKDNFYHTLKVLDNLCRKTDNIWLRWAALLHDIGKPGTKRYSKDTGWTFHGHDHLGAGMIQPLFRRLKLPLNDKMKYVRKIVLLHLRPISLSGDEITDSAVRRLLYEAGDQIDDLMTLCEADITSKNKETVRRHMNNFRAVRRKLREIEEKDKVRNFQPPVRGDEIMDTFGLSPCREIGIIKQAIKDAILDGVIRNDRDEAIRFMIGKAEEMGLKPVRSQQNSRNGQDPA from the coding sequence ATGGAGCAACATCTTGACTATAAGGTTTTCAAAATCATTTCAGGCGTAGCAGTTGAGAATGAAACAGAAATATATGTTGTGGGGGGGTACGTCAGGGATATATTGCTTTGCAGGTCTTCCGTCGACATAGATATCGTGGTTGCCGGCAACGGAATAGAGTTTGCCAGGAAGGTTGCTTCAGCCATGGGAGATACAAAGGTAAGCATATTCAAAACCTTCGGTACGGCAATGCTGAAATACGATGGTTATGAGATAGAGTTTGTAGGATCCAGAAAAGAATCTTACAGTAAAACCTCCCGAAAACCGGTTGTTGAAGCGGGCACCATCGAAGAGGACCAGAGAAGGAGGGATTTTACCATAAACACCCTGGCAATAGGGCTTGGAAAAAATAACTATGGTCAGCTGGTGGACCCTTTTAACGGTCTTGAGGACCTTGATAAAAAAATAATACGCACTCCGCTTGAGCCTTCAGCAACCTTCTCAGATGATCCGCTCCGCATGATGAGAGCAATCAGGTTTGCCTCACAGCTCAATTTTGAAATTGAAAAGGGTACTTTGGATGCGATAAGAGAAAACAAGGTGCGTATAGAAATAGTATCCATGGAGAGGATCACCGATGAGCTTTGCAAAATAATAATGTCGGATAAACCATCGATGGGGTTTAAACTGATGGACAAGACAGGCCTCCTTGAAATAATACTGCCTGAGGTTCACGCCATGAAGGGTGTTGAAATTATGAATGGAAGAGGGCATAAGGACAATTTTTACCACACTCTCAAGGTTCTGGACAATCTTTGCCGTAAAACAGACAACATCTGGCTCAGGTGGGCAGCGTTGCTTCACGATATCGGAAAGCCGGGAACTAAAAGATACAGCAAAGATACCGGATGGACATTTCACGGTCATGACCACCTGGGTGCCGGCATGATACAGCCGTTATTCAGAAGACTGAAGCTTCCGCTGAACGACAAAATGAAATATGTCCGCAAAATAGTGCTGCTGCACCTCAGGCCCATCTCACTGTCAGGTGATGAAATAACCGATTCGGCGGTAAGGCGACTGTTGTATGAAGCGGGCGACCAGATTGATGATCTGATGACCCTGTGCGAGGCTGACATTACCTCTAAAAACAAGGAGACAGTGCGCAGGCACATGAACAATTTCAGGGCCGTCAGAAGAAAGCTAAGGGAAATTGAAGAGAAAGACAAAGTCAGGAATTTCCAGCCGCCTGTCAGGGGAGATGAAATAATGGATACATTCGGGCTTTCTCCGTGCCGGGAGATTGGCATAATTAAGCAGGCGATTAAAGACGCCATACTTGACGGAGTGATAAGAAACGACAGGGATGAAGCGATCAGGTTCATGATCGGTAAGGCTGAAGAAATGGGCCTTAAACCTGTCCGCAGTCAACAAAATTCGCGGAACGGCCAGGACCCGGCCTGA
- the trxA gene encoding thioredoxin, whose amino-acid sequence MIEHLTAETFKEKIFDYANNKDWKFQGETPCLIDFYADWCQPCKMVAPVLEELSEEYGDKLNIYKIDTEKEKELAGVFGIQSIPSLLFVPMEGMPQMAQGALPKETFEKAIKEVLSVEK is encoded by the coding sequence ATGATCGAGCACTTAACTGCAGAAACATTCAAGGAAAAGATTTTTGACTACGCTAACAATAAGGATTGGAAATTCCAGGGAGAAACACCCTGTCTTATTGATTTTTATGCGGACTGGTGCCAGCCGTGCAAAATGGTTGCCCCGGTTCTTGAAGAACTCTCTGAAGAGTATGGTGATAAACTGAATATCTACAAGATTGATACGGAAAAGGAAAAGGAGCTTGCCGGTGTTTTCGGCATACAGAGCATTCCCTCCCTTTTGTTCGTGCCAATGGAGGGTATGCCGCAAATGGCGCAGGGAGCTTTGCCAAAGGAGACTTTCGAGAAGGCTATCAAGGAGGTCCTTTCTGTTGAAAAATAG
- a CDS encoding TonB-dependent receptor: protein MYRVIGVLVLQLVYLSSFANTILHGTVKSDRGEPIIGASVTVEGSFMGTATNADGRFTLKLKAGDYVLRVSHVGYRTTFPEVTVEGETTVDITLERSSYMAEEVIVSATRAHSRVPVAYTDISRAEIEGRDYGQDIPYIISLTPSFVASSDAGTGIGYTSFRIRGSDMNRINITLNGIPLNDSESHGVWWVNMPDLASSLDNVQIQRGVGTSTHGAGAFGASINLQTSVMQQDAYGEITSSAGSFNTFRNTVKVGSGLINDRFTFDARLSKINSDGFIERSGSDLKSFFISGGMHNEKSILKVNVFSGQEKTSLAWTGVPSEMLGDNRRYNSLGRFTNLDGETDYYDNETDNYQQDHYQLFYSRELSRNLNLNTAFHYTRGYGYFEQYRPNDRFRSYGLGNLEMGDDVIDRSDLVRRRILDNHFYGMTFSVKYSQRKYDITFGGGMNRYDGDHYGHIIWAQFSGHIPKDYEWYFNNGDKTDLNFFGKIDYRLTDRLNLYGDLQYRRIDYSIDGIDSRLRDITSNHDYGFFNPKAGIFFELDDRQNVYLSYAVAHREPSRSNFTDARPGEFPRPERLDNIETGYNFRSENLSLNANLFYMKYTDQLVLTGDINDVGKDIMTNAPDSYRAGIELMAGARLSSVFELSFNVSVSENRISDFTEYIDNWDYWDDPENEPLQVVRHIGSTELSFSPPVVAGGDLTIRPVENLAVNLAGKYVGRQFIDNTASRDRMLNSYFFSDLRINYTIETSRYGEFGINFMAANIFDAKFETNAWIYRYLYQGEERFFDGFFPQAGRHFFTGVFFKF, encoded by the coding sequence ATGTACAGGGTAATTGGAGTACTTGTATTGCAATTGGTTTATTTATCATCTTTTGCAAATACAATTTTACATGGCACTGTAAAAAGTGACAGAGGAGAACCGATTATTGGTGCCAGTGTCACCGTTGAGGGTTCTTTTATGGGAACCGCCACTAATGCAGATGGCCGGTTTACGCTTAAACTTAAAGCGGGGGATTATGTTTTAAGAGTATCTCATGTGGGATACAGGACCACTTTCCCGGAGGTTACCGTTGAGGGTGAGACAACTGTTGATATCACTCTTGAACGATCCTCCTATATGGCTGAGGAGGTTATTGTTTCTGCTACCAGGGCTCACTCAAGGGTGCCAGTGGCTTACACTGATATTAGCCGGGCGGAGATAGAAGGCAGGGATTACGGACAGGATATTCCGTATATAATAAGTCTTACTCCTTCATTTGTTGCATCTTCAGATGCAGGTACAGGAATCGGTTATACAAGTTTCCGGATCAGAGGTTCGGATATGAACCGCATAAACATCACTTTGAACGGGATACCATTGAATGATTCTGAATCACACGGCGTGTGGTGGGTAAATATGCCTGATCTGGCTTCTTCTCTTGATAATGTGCAAATACAGAGAGGAGTTGGAACTTCGACCCATGGCGCTGGCGCCTTTGGCGCGAGTATCAATTTGCAGACTTCAGTTATGCAGCAAGATGCGTATGGTGAAATAACTTCATCCGCCGGCTCATTCAACACATTCCGTAATACTGTAAAAGTTGGATCAGGTTTAATTAATGACCGCTTTACATTTGATGCCCGTCTTTCGAAAATCAATTCCGACGGGTTTATTGAACGCTCCGGTTCCGATCTCAAATCGTTTTTCATATCAGGTGGAATGCATAATGAGAAAAGCATATTGAAAGTCAATGTTTTTTCCGGCCAGGAAAAGACCTCTCTGGCCTGGACCGGAGTTCCGTCAGAAATGCTTGGTGATAACCGGAGATATAACAGTCTAGGCAGATTTACAAATCTGGATGGTGAAACTGATTATTATGATAATGAAACTGATAATTATCAACAGGATCATTATCAGCTTTTCTATTCAAGGGAATTGTCTCGGAATCTAAATCTTAATACTGCATTCCATTATACACGAGGGTATGGGTATTTTGAACAATACAGGCCAAATGATCGCTTCAGGAGTTATGGTCTGGGGAACCTGGAGATGGGTGATGATGTCATTGACAGAAGCGATCTTGTTAGAAGAAGGATACTGGATAATCACTTCTACGGGATGACTTTTTCCGTGAAGTACAGCCAGAGAAAATATGATATTACATTTGGCGGAGGAATGAACAGATATGACGGCGATCATTACGGACATATTATCTGGGCACAGTTTTCCGGACATATTCCGAAAGACTACGAATGGTATTTCAATAATGGCGATAAAACTGATCTCAATTTTTTTGGAAAAATCGATTACCGGCTCACAGACAGGTTAAACCTCTATGGCGATCTGCAATATAGAAGAATAGATTATTCAATAGATGGAATTGATAGCAGGTTACGCGACATTACCAGTAATCATGATTACGGGTTCTTTAACCCAAAAGCAGGTATTTTCTTTGAACTGGACGACCGTCAAAATGTTTATCTCTCATATGCGGTTGCACACAGGGAACCAAGCCGGAGTAACTTTACGGATGCCAGACCGGGTGAATTTCCACGTCCCGAAAGGCTTGATAATATAGAAACAGGATATAATTTCAGATCCGAAAATCTTAGTCTTAATGCAAACCTGTTTTATATGAAGTATACGGATCAGCTGGTTCTTACCGGCGACATAAATGATGTTGGTAAGGATATAATGACAAATGCACCTGACAGTTACCGTGCCGGGATCGAGCTGATGGCCGGGGCAAGGCTGTCTTCTGTTTTTGAACTGTCATTCAATGTGTCGGTCAGCGAGAACCGGATTTCTGATTTTACCGAGTATATTGATAACTGGGATTACTGGGATGATCCGGAGAATGAGCCGCTGCAAGTTGTAAGGCATATTGGCAGTACCGAACTATCCTTTTCACCCCCGGTTGTTGCAGGAGGTGATTTAACCATACGACCGGTTGAAAATCTCGCTGTTAACCTTGCAGGTAAATATGTGGGAAGACAGTTCATTGACAATACTGCAAGCAGGGACAGGATGCTCAACTCCTATTTCTTCAGTGACCTCAGAATTAATTACACTATAGAAACCTCACGGTACGGGGAGTTCGGGATAAATTTCATGGCAGCTAATATTTTTGATGCAAAATTTGAAACAAATGCATGGATTTACCGTTATTTATATCAGGGAGAAGAGCGATTTTTCGATGGCTTTTTCCCGCAAGCAGGCAGGCATTTTTTCACAGGCGTTTTTTTCAAGTTTTAG
- a CDS encoding DeoR/GlpR transcriptional regulator, producing the protein MSASIAERHQFILTRLREQGHVTVIDLSRELKVSVVTIRKDLKCLEEKELLFRTHGSATPNNPYINDRPVNEKEKIRVSQKQKIARYAASLIEPKESIILASGTTVIELARQIRAVDQLTVVTASLNAALILSRDPLIDIIQLGGIVRKSSSSIVGPYAEEQLTNFSCSKLFLGVDGIAADYGFTTTNAMEANLNKKMIEAAQRVIVLADSTKFGRRGFSRICDLSRVDMVITDSEAHSPFVRKLEEAGIEIIIT; encoded by the coding sequence ATGTCAGCAAGTATAGCAGAAAGGCACCAGTTCATACTCACCAGACTAAGGGAGCAGGGACATGTAACAGTGATTGACCTGAGCAGGGAGTTAAAGGTTTCAGTGGTTACCATCCGCAAAGACCTCAAATGCCTTGAAGAAAAGGAGCTTCTGTTCAGGACGCATGGAAGCGCAACCCCCAACAACCCCTACATCAATGACCGTCCCGTAAATGAAAAAGAGAAGATCAGGGTTTCTCAGAAGCAGAAAATAGCAAGGTACGCTGCCAGCCTGATTGAGCCAAAAGAAAGTATAATCCTTGCATCGGGCACAACAGTGATCGAACTCGCCAGGCAAATCAGGGCAGTTGACCAGTTAACCGTTGTCACTGCTTCGCTTAACGCCGCATTGATTTTGTCCCGCGATCCCTTAATCGATATAATTCAGCTGGGAGGAATAGTCAGGAAAAGCTCATCTTCAATAGTGGGACCCTACGCAGAAGAACAACTGACAAATTTCTCCTGCAGCAAGCTTTTCCTGGGAGTTGATGGCATTGCAGCTGATTATGGTTTTACTACCACAAATGCAATGGAAGCGAACCTGAACAAGAAAATGATTGAAGCCGCCCAGCGGGTCATTGTGCTTGCCGACTCGACAAAATTCGGTCGTCGTGGTTTTAGCAGGATCTGTGATCTGTCACGGGTTGACATGGTAATAACCGACAGCGAGGCACACTCACCCTTTGTGAGAAAACTGGAGGAGGCCGGTATTGAGATCATCATCACATAA
- a CDS encoding glycerol-3-phosphate dehydrogenase/oxidase, with amino-acid sequence MKREIMLERLEGGKKNFDFIIAGGGATGIGIALEAASRGYSAVLFEKSDFVKSTSSKSTKLVHGGVRYLAQGDVALVREACVERGRLLKNAPHLVRNQPFVIPAFSWFDEYLYTAGLKIYDLVAGRYSMGRSERISKEDVLKKLPSVCGKGLNAGIQYHDGQFDDARLAVNVLQTAAECGAVVLNYMPVEGLVKDGSGKIRGVRARDLLNDREYEVMGSVVVNATGVFADEIMKMDNPEMKPTMRPSQGIHIVVDKSFLPGDHALMIPKTDDGRVLFAVPWHGKVVIGTTDTPVDRPSLEPVALEKEIEFILSTAGKYLEKAPARSDVLSIFAGLRPLAAAKNDNGKKTREISRSHKIIVSRNGLMTMIGGKWTTFRRMAEDMVTRAEKENRWGRTSPATRNMKIRGYSAGVDCNDPWYYYGSDRDAVAGLAFDDPSLDVYLSESLSVKKAQVVWAVREEMAMTVEDVLSRRTRCQLLDAAESMRMARETAEIMARELGRDRQWIDDQVSSYEQVTNNYLPPVEGSTRE; translated from the coding sequence ATGAAAAGAGAGATTATGCTTGAGAGACTTGAAGGGGGTAAAAAGAATTTTGACTTCATAATTGCCGGGGGCGGCGCCACCGGGATCGGTATTGCCCTGGAGGCAGCCAGCAGGGGCTATTCTGCTGTGCTGTTCGAAAAGTCTGATTTTGTCAAGTCCACATCCAGCAAAAGCACCAAGCTTGTCCATGGAGGAGTAAGGTACCTTGCGCAGGGAGATGTTGCTCTGGTAAGGGAGGCTTGTGTTGAGCGTGGCCGTCTGTTAAAAAATGCTCCTCACCTTGTACGCAACCAGCCATTTGTGATACCGGCATTCAGTTGGTTTGACGAGTATCTTTACACTGCAGGGCTTAAAATTTACGATCTTGTGGCTGGCAGGTACAGCATGGGCCGCTCTGAAAGGATATCAAAAGAGGATGTCTTGAAAAAATTGCCCTCTGTTTGCGGTAAAGGACTTAATGCAGGAATTCAGTATCATGACGGACAGTTTGATGATGCAAGGCTTGCCGTGAATGTGCTGCAGACGGCTGCAGAATGCGGGGCAGTGGTTTTGAATTATATGCCTGTAGAGGGGCTTGTTAAGGATGGATCGGGAAAAATCAGGGGGGTCCGGGCAAGGGATTTGCTAAATGACCGGGAATATGAGGTTATGGGCAGCGTTGTGGTAAATGCTACCGGAGTATTCGCCGATGAGATAATGAAAATGGATAACCCGGAAATGAAACCAACCATGAGGCCGAGTCAGGGTATCCATATCGTTGTGGATAAATCATTCCTGCCCGGTGATCATGCATTGATGATACCTAAAACTGATGACGGAAGGGTACTTTTTGCTGTGCCATGGCACGGGAAGGTGGTGATAGGAACTACCGACACACCGGTTGACCGGCCCTCTCTTGAGCCTGTGGCCCTTGAAAAGGAAATTGAATTTATTTTGTCAACTGCAGGCAAATATCTTGAAAAGGCTCCTGCCAGGAGTGATGTGCTTAGCATATTTGCCGGATTACGACCACTTGCTGCCGCAAAAAATGATAATGGAAAGAAGACAAGGGAAATATCCCGGAGCCATAAGATCATCGTTTCCCGGAACGGATTAATGACCATGATCGGAGGCAAATGGACAACCTTCAGGCGCATGGCTGAAGACATGGTCACACGTGCCGAAAAGGAGAACCGCTGGGGAAGGACCAGCCCGGCTACGCGAAACATGAAAATAAGGGGGTATTCGGCAGGGGTAGACTGCAACGATCCGTGGTATTATTATGGTTCTGACCGCGATGCCGTGGCAGGTCTTGCTTTTGATGACCCGTCTCTGGACGTATACCTCAGCGAGAGCCTTTCAGTCAAAAAAGCACAGGTGGTTTGGGCGGTCCGTGAGGAGATGGCCATGACCGTTGAGGATGTGCTTTCACGCAGAACCCGCTGCCAGTTACTGGATGCGGCCGAAAGCATGAGGATGGCCCGGGAGACGGCTGAGATTATGGCCCGGGAACTTGGCAGGGACAGGCAATGGATAGATGACCAGGTAAGCTCTTATGAGCAGGTGACGAATAATTACCTTCCGCCGGTTGAAGGCAGTACAAGGGAATAA
- the glpK gene encoding glycerol kinase, which produces MEKYILALDQGTTSSRALLFDRQGNIRSVAQKEFKQIFPRPGWVEHDPLEIWSSQVAVAAEAISKAGINGKAVEGVGITNQRETAIVWDRKTGNPLYNAIVWQDRRTSGECDRLRQEGHADMIREKSGLVIDAYFSGTKVKWILDNVEGARAKAEKGELAFGTVDSWLVWKLTQGRTHITDVTNASRTMLFNINTLEWDDELLDLFDIPHSMLPQVRDSSEIYDYSNTTFFASKVPIGGIAGDQQAAMFGQMCIEEGMVKNTYGTGCFILLNTGDRPFISKNNLVTTVAWKIGNKVTYALEGSIFIAGAVVQWLRDGLGIIGSSAEVEKLASSVEDNGDVFFVPAFTGMGAPYWDQYARGLLVGISRGTGRGHIARAALEGIAYQTMDVLDVMEKDTGMEPRELRVDGGAVANNLLMQFQADILGVPVVRPEITETTALGAAYLAGLATGFWSNIDELRDKWKVDREFRGEMDRDTITRLRSRWADAVQRARSWSD; this is translated from the coding sequence ATGGAAAAATACATTCTCGCACTTGACCAGGGCACTACAAGCTCGAGGGCGTTACTGTTTGACAGACAAGGAAATATCAGATCTGTTGCCCAGAAAGAGTTTAAGCAGATCTTTCCCCGGCCCGGATGGGTTGAGCATGATCCATTGGAAATTTGGTCATCACAGGTAGCTGTGGCAGCCGAGGCTATTTCGAAAGCAGGGATCAACGGGAAGGCGGTTGAAGGAGTAGGTATAACAAACCAGAGGGAGACTGCGATTGTATGGGACAGGAAAACAGGCAATCCTCTATATAATGCAATCGTATGGCAGGACAGGAGGACATCGGGTGAATGTGACAGGCTCAGGCAGGAGGGACATGCTGATATGATCAGGGAGAAGAGCGGACTTGTGATAGATGCCTATTTCAGTGGCACCAAGGTTAAATGGATACTCGACAATGTTGAGGGTGCAAGGGCTAAGGCAGAAAAGGGAGAGCTGGCATTTGGAACGGTTGACAGCTGGCTCGTATGGAAGCTGACGCAGGGCCGCACCCATATTACTGATGTTACCAATGCCAGCAGAACCATGCTGTTCAATATAAACACCCTTGAATGGGATGATGAACTGCTGGATCTTTTTGACATACCTCACAGCATGCTGCCCCAGGTAAGGGATTCAAGCGAGATTTACGATTACTCCAATACTACATTCTTTGCGTCAAAAGTGCCGATAGGCGGGATTGCCGGCGACCAGCAGGCTGCTATGTTCGGGCAGATGTGTATAGAGGAGGGTATGGTCAAGAACACCTACGGTACAGGATGTTTTATTTTGCTGAATACGGGGGACAGACCTTTTATATCAAAGAATAACCTGGTGACCACGGTGGCCTGGAAAATTGGTAACAAGGTGACCTATGCACTTGAAGGTAGCATCTTCATTGCCGGGGCTGTTGTGCAATGGCTGCGTGACGGTCTGGGTATTATCGGCAGCTCGGCAGAGGTGGAGAAGCTGGCTTCCAGTGTTGAGGACAATGGAGATGTCTTTTTTGTCCCTGCTTTTACGGGTATGGGGGCGCCTTACTGGGATCAGTACGCGCGGGGTCTGCTTGTCGGTATAAGCCGAGGTACAGGCAGGGGACATATAGCAAGGGCAGCGCTTGAGGGCATAGCCTACCAGACGATGGATGTCCTTGACGTGATGGAAAAGGATACCGGGATGGAGCCCAGGGAACTGCGTGTTGATGGAGGTGCAGTTGCAAATAACCTGCTTATGCAGTTCCAGGCCGATATCCTGGGTGTACCCGTGGTGAGACCTGAAATTACAGAAACAACGGCGCTTGGTGCTGCTTACCTGGCAGGTTTGGCTACCGGCTTCTGGAGCAATATTGATGAGCTAAGGGATAAATGGAAAGTGGACCGGGAATTCAGGGGTGAAATGGACAGAGATACCATAACCAGGCTAAGGTCCAGATGGGCCGATGCCGTTCAGAGGGCCAGGTCCTGGTCGGATTGA
- a CDS encoding aquaporin family protein, producing MDTIYLYEFIGTAVLVLMGDGVVANSVLKDTKSHGAGWVVITFGWGLGVFLGVIIAAPHSGAHINPAVTLGFAFAGMFDWSFVPGYIIAQLLGGFAGATVVYIYFRQHFDITEDKGTKLSVFCTGPQIRSFPNNVFSEVAGTFVLIFTIFHFADPSFTTPALGEVPVGLGSVGALPVALLVVGIGMSLGGTTGYAINPARDLGPRFAHYIFPMRNKGGSDWGYSWVPVFAPILGAFIAAMAFVAIW from the coding sequence ATGGATACAATTTACCTTTATGAGTTTATCGGCACCGCTGTTCTGGTGCTTATGGGCGACGGGGTTGTTGCCAACAGTGTACTTAAAGACACGAAAAGCCACGGGGCGGGATGGGTGGTCATCACCTTCGGCTGGGGTCTTGGAGTGTTCCTCGGGGTAATCATTGCAGCACCCCATTCGGGAGCTCATATTAACCCGGCAGTGACGCTCGGCTTTGCTTTTGCAGGGATGTTTGACTGGTCTTTTGTGCCGGGGTATATAATTGCGCAACTTTTAGGAGGCTTTGCCGGTGCTACGGTGGTCTATATTTATTTCAGGCAGCATTTTGATATTACAGAAGACAAGGGGACAAAGCTGTCCGTTTTCTGTACAGGACCACAGATAAGAAGCTTCCCTAATAATGTTTTCAGCGAGGTGGCAGGAACCTTTGTGCTGATATTTACCATATTCCATTTTGCCGATCCCTCCTTTACAACGCCGGCACTCGGCGAGGTGCCGGTGGGACTGGGGTCAGTGGGTGCACTTCCGGTGGCTCTGCTGGTAGTCGGTATCGGCATGTCTCTTGGCGGTACCACCGGCTATGCGATAAATCCTGCCCGGGACCTGGGTCCGAGATTTGCACATTATATATTTCCTATGAGAAATAAGGGAGGAAGTGACTGGGGATATTCATGGGTACCTGTCTTTGCGCCAATCCTTGGAGCATTCATTGCGGCTATGGCTTTCGTTGCGATATGGTGA